A genomic window from Luteolibacter sp. LG18 includes:
- a CDS encoding ATP-binding cassette domain-containing protein — translation MLELQDVCFTIRKDGEDVNLVDKVSIQIPKGHFMAIVGPSGCGKTTLLKTIAGLNPESGGALIWDGRDLSKEGDFSPSEIGYVPQFSIAYDPLTVDESVEAATRLRVKTKNHAELDQRIDRVLEETGLAPIADRPVKVLSGGQKRRLGLAMELVSDPKLLLCDEVTSGLDPRSEREIVRLLHDLSRKDGRIVLSVTHSLAHLELYDSILVLHEGRVAYHGPPDQLTHYFSVKDTEEVYPRLAGQPSDRWQTSWEKHRASYYKMLEKNRERSVASGALSLPPAKVEGEEADPHPAAKLPGFFSQFGTLLSRRWRIFFRDRGQVLLQFAIMVCFPLLVILFSDKAKEPIPKFSDTHRADVQEEVQEISDVRAGQLKVGSAVSGVIMFQVVLLALMGSNNSAREIAGERQIYEKEKFGGLRPLAYLSSKIAFLSCLVIAQSLWMAFFVNFFGPFRGDFVQHAGFLLLVNGAMTAVCLAISSLMRTAEQASLLSIYLVGFQLPLSGAVLALPDAVETYTRPFISSYWGWSGSVEGLQTEVHDAVKSVIDTTLSTRSACLYTLAAHVGVALFAAWLGTRRHQWD, via the coding sequence GTGCTCGAACTCCAGGACGTTTGCTTCACCATCCGCAAAGACGGCGAGGATGTTAATCTCGTCGACAAGGTCTCCATCCAGATCCCGAAAGGGCATTTCATGGCGATCGTTGGACCTTCGGGCTGCGGCAAGACCACGCTGCTCAAGACCATCGCCGGTCTGAATCCGGAATCCGGCGGGGCCCTCATCTGGGATGGCCGGGACCTTTCGAAGGAAGGTGACTTCTCGCCCTCCGAGATCGGCTACGTGCCGCAATTCTCGATCGCCTACGATCCGCTGACCGTCGACGAGTCGGTGGAGGCCGCCACCCGGCTGCGGGTGAAGACGAAGAACCACGCGGAGCTGGACCAGCGGATCGACCGGGTGCTGGAGGAAACCGGACTGGCGCCGATCGCGGACCGGCCGGTGAAGGTGCTGTCCGGCGGCCAGAAGCGCCGTCTCGGGCTGGCAATGGAGCTGGTGTCCGATCCGAAGCTGCTGCTGTGCGACGAGGTCACGAGCGGCCTCGACCCGCGCTCGGAACGCGAAATCGTGCGGCTGCTGCACGACCTTTCCCGCAAGGATGGCCGGATCGTGCTGTCCGTGACCCACTCGCTGGCGCACCTGGAACTCTACGATTCGATCCTGGTCCTGCACGAGGGCCGGGTGGCCTACCACGGCCCGCCCGATCAACTGACGCACTATTTCTCCGTGAAGGACACCGAGGAGGTGTATCCTCGCCTCGCCGGACAACCGTCCGACCGCTGGCAAACCTCGTGGGAGAAGCACCGCGCGTCCTACTACAAGATGCTGGAAAAGAACCGGGAACGCTCGGTGGCCTCCGGCGCGCTGAGCCTGCCGCCCGCGAAGGTGGAGGGCGAGGAAGCGGATCCCCATCCGGCGGCCAAGCTGCCCGGGTTCTTCAGCCAGTTCGGCACCCTGCTGTCCCGGCGCTGGCGAATCTTTTTCCGCGACCGCGGTCAGGTGCTGCTCCAGTTCGCGATCATGGTCTGCTTCCCGCTGCTGGTGATCCTCTTCAGCGACAAAGCGAAGGAACCGATCCCGAAGTTCTCCGACACCCACCGCGCCGACGTGCAGGAGGAAGTGCAGGAGATCTCGGACGTGCGGGCGGGCCAGCTCAAGGTCGGCTCGGCGGTGTCCGGCGTCATCATGTTCCAAGTGGTGCTGCTGGCGCTGATGGGCTCGAACAACTCGGCGCGAGAGATCGCCGGAGAGCGTCAGATTTACGAGAAGGAGAAGTTCGGCGGCCTGCGCCCGCTGGCCTACCTTTCGAGCAAAATCGCGTTCCTGTCCTGCCTGGTGATCGCCCAGTCGCTGTGGATGGCGTTCTTCGTGAACTTCTTCGGGCCGTTCCGCGGGGACTTCGTCCAGCACGCGGGCTTCCTGCTGCTGGTGAACGGGGCGATGACCGCGGTGTGCCTGGCGATTTCCTCGCTGATGCGGACGGCCGAGCAGGCCTCGCTGCTATCCATTTACCTGGTGGGTTTCCAGCTTCCGCTCTCCGGCGCGGTGTTGGCCCTGCCCGATGCGGTGGAGACCTACACCCGGCCGTTCATCTCCTCGTATTGGGGATGGTCCGGGAGCGTGGAGGGCCTCCAAACGGAGGTGCATGACGCGGTGAAGTCGGTGATCGACACCACCCTTTCGACCCGCAGCGCGTGCCTCTACACGCTGGCCGCCCACGTCGGCGTGGCGCTTTTCGCCGCGTGGCTGGGCACCCGGCGGCACCAATGGGATTGA